The proteins below come from a single Alphaproteobacteria bacterium genomic window:
- a CDS encoding methyltransferase domain-containing protein, whose translation MNQGNTQSWLHKVYGASDTAKLKEHYDNWAEGYDGDLQTFGYRYPAVLAGLAGRHLDPGGGPILDAGAGTGLIGEILALIGFQDLVGIDMSDGMLAVARQKGVYTRLENMVLGEKLDFADQSFAAVVSTGVLTVGHAPAASMDELVRVTRPGGHLIFSLTVQTYEQDGFKQKLNELEAAGSCRPLAETTDFVALVAIDDEVSHPARFFVYQAL comes from the coding sequence ATGAACCAGGGAAATACTCAGAGTTGGCTGCACAAGGTTTACGGCGCCAGCGATACCGCGAAACTGAAAGAACACTACGACAACTGGGCCGAGGGCTACGACGGTGATCTGCAGACCTTCGGCTACCGCTACCCGGCGGTGCTGGCCGGCCTGGCCGGGCGCCACCTCGATCCCGGTGGCGGCCCCATCCTCGATGCCGGCGCCGGCACCGGCCTGATCGGCGAGATACTCGCCCTCATCGGATTCCAAGACTTGGTGGGCATCGACATGTCGGACGGCATGCTGGCGGTGGCGCGGCAGAAGGGCGTCTACACACGCCTCGAGAACATGGTGCTGGGCGAGAAGCTCGATTTTGCCGACCAGAGCTTTGCCGCCGTGGTCTCGACCGGCGTACTCACGGTGGGCCACGCCCCGGCGGCGTCCATGGACGAGCTGGTGCGGGTGACGCGGCCCGGCGGGCACCTGATCTTTTCGCTCACCGTGCAGACCTACGAACAAGATGGCTTCAAGCAAAAGCTCAATGAGCTGGAAGCCGCCGGAAGCTGCCGGCCGTTGGCGGAAACCACCGATTTCGTCGCCCTGGTGGCGATCGACGACGAGGTTTCGCACCCGGCGCGTTTCTTCGTCTACCAGGCGCTATAG